One genomic region from Salvia hispanica cultivar TCC Black 2014 chromosome 2, UniMelb_Shisp_WGS_1.0, whole genome shotgun sequence encodes:
- the LOC125207308 gene encoding mitochondrial outer membrane protein porin of 36 kDa-like has product MVFVKGPGLYTDIGKKARDLLYKDYQGDQKFTLTTYTANGVAITSSGTKKGDLFLADVNTQLKNKNITTDVKVDTHSNVYTTITVDEPAPGVKAIFSFIAPDQKSGKVELQYLHEYAGISTSLGLTAKPIVNFSGVAGSNNATFGTDVSFDTASGNFVKYNAGISYTTTDLVASLMLNDKGETITASYFHTVSPLTNTAVGAELTHSFTTNENTLTIGTQHALDPLTSLKARVNNYGKASALMQHEWRPKSLITISGEVDTRAIEKSAKIGLAVALKP; this is encoded by the exons ATGGTTTTTGTCAAGGGTCCCGGCCTTTACACTGATATTGGCAAGAAAGCCAGAG atCTTCTTTACAAGGATTATCAGGGCGACCAGAAGTTTACTCTCACTACTTACACTGCTAATGGCGTG GCCATTACTTCATCTGGGACAAAGAAAGGCGACCTGTTTTTGGCTGACGTTAACACCCAGCTGAAGAACAAGAACATCACAACTGACGTGAAAGTGGATACCCACTCCAAT GTATACACAACAATCACTGTTGATGAGCCTGCTCCTGGAGTGAAGGCTATTTTCAGCTTTATTGCTCCTGACCAAAAGTCTGGCAAG GTGGAACTTCAATATTTGCATGAGTATGCTGGAATTAGCACCAGCCTTGGACTGACTGCTAAACCCATCGTCAACTTCTCTGGTGTTGCTGGGAGTAACAACGCTACTTTTGGGACTGATGTCTCGTTCGACACGGCCTCTGGAAACTTTGTGAAATACAATGCTGGAATCAGTTATACCACGACTGACCTTGTCGCGTCCTTGATGCT GAATGACAAAGGTGAAACGATCACAGCTTCCTACTTCCACACAGTAAGCCCATTGACCAACACAGCTGTTGGGGCCGAGCTGACTCACAGCTTCACGACCAATGAGAACACACTCACTATTGGGACACAGCATGCACTGGATCCCCTGACCTCTCTGAAAGCTCGAGTGAACAACTATGGCAAAGCGAGTGCTCTCATGCAGCACGAGTGGCGCCCCAAATCTCTCATCACTATTTCGGGTGAAGTTGACACAAGG
- the LOC125205474 gene encoding alpha-amylase 3, chloroplastic isoform X1: MSVVTADSLFNLHLRHHRRRNTDFKPIEKLQLVSKNPISFNRNCTHTPNRRANFRSHRHYCPPKALSSSGTAVVETPEATDVTFSETFELKRREKLEGKITIRLESGKDEDHWSLTVGCSLPGKWVLHWGVNYIGDTGSEWDQPHEDMRPPGSIPVKGYAIETPFERSPASSLGDSFVVVKIDFNTNSSIAAINFVLKDEETGCWYQHRGRDFKVPLVGSLQDDGNVVEAKSLGVWPGDLGKISNLPQETESADAQVDDIKESSLKQRPLQGFYVEQSVFKEICIDNSMSVSVSHCTEKAKNVVRIETDLPGDVVAHWGVWRDEGKNWEVPVEPYPPETITFKNKALQTLLQQKTDGTGSWGSFTLGDEFSAFVFVLKLGSNTWLNCKGDDFYIPFSSNATKAELSGSTHSSGEGQPVALDSQATSDDTFDDTSESKEVVSAYAGGIINEITKLMNGISTEKSRKTKSRQAQETILQEIEKLAAEAYSIFRSSTPIFTEVELAEVEDDSPPPITISSGTGSGYEILCQGFNWDSHKSGRWYLEIQEKASELASLGFTVIWLPPPTDSVSPEGYMPRDLYNLNSRYGDIDQLKNVVKKLHEVGLKVLGDVVLNHRCAQFRNQNGVWNIFGGRLNWDDRAVVSDDPHFQGRGNKSSGDNFHAAPNIDHSQEFVRKDIKEWLCWLREEIGYDGWRLDFARGFWGGYFKDYLEASEPYFAVGEFWDSLSYSYGEMDHNQDAHRQRIVDWINDTSGTAGAFDVTTKGILHSALERCEYWRLSDEKGKPPGVMGWWPSRAVTFIENHDTGSTQGHWRFPGGKEMQGYAYILTHPGTPSVFYDHIFSDYKSQIKELISIRNRKKIHCRSTVKIVKSERDVYAAVIDDKVAMKIGPGHYEPDKGAKNWSLATEGRDYKVWEAS, translated from the exons ATGTCGGTAGTTACGGCGGACTCACTCTTCAATCTCCATCTCCGCCACCATCGCCGCCGCAATACTGATTTCAAACCCATCGAAAAGTTGCAGCTTGTTTCCAAAAATCCCATTTCTTTCAACCGCAATTGCACGCACACGCCCAACCGCCGCGCCAATTTTCGCTCCCATCGTCATTACTGCCCTCCCAAAGCTCTCAGCTCCTCCGGAACCGCCGTCGTTGAGACGCCCGAAGCTACAGATGTCACCTTTTCTGAAACTTTCGAGTTGAAGCGGCGTGAAAAG CTGGAAGGAAAGATAACAATCAGATTAGAAAGTGGAAAAGATGAAGATCATTGGAGCCTTACTGTGGGGTGTAGTTTACCCGGAAAATGGGTTCTTCACTGGGGAGTCAATTACATTGGCGATACTGGCAG CGAATGGGATCAACCTCATGAGGATATGAGACCTCCAGGATCCATCCCTGTTAAG GGCTATGCAATTGAAACTCCTTTCGAAAGATCACCTGCCTCATCTCTAGGAGATTCTTTTGTTGTAGTGAAGATTGATTTCAACACAAACAGTTCTATTGCTGCCATAAATTTTGTGCTGAAG GATGAGGAAACTGGGTGTTGGTATCAGCATAGAGGAAGAGATTTTAAAGTTCCTCTTGTCGGTTCCCTTCAAGATGATGGCAATGTTGTTGAAGCAAAGAGCTTGGGTGTGTGGCCAG GTGACTTGGGAAAAATATCCAACTTGCCTCAGGAAACTGAATCTGCTGATGCTCAAGTAGATGACATTAAAGAATCTAGCTTGAAACAGAGGCCTCTTCAAGGTTTTTATGTAGAGCAATCTGTCTTTAAAGAAATTTGTATTGACAACTCAATGAGTGTGTCAGTGAGTCACTGCACAGAGAAAGCTAAAAATGTGGTGCGTATAGAAACTGATCTACCTGGAGATGTAGTCGCACACTGGGGTGTTTGGAGAGATGAAGGTAAGAATTGGGAAGTGCCGGTAGAACCATACCCTCCTGAAACAATCACATTCAAGAACAAGGCTTTGCAAACGCTGTTGCAG CAAAAAACAGACGGAACAGGTTCTTGGGGGTCATTTACATTGGGTGATGAATTCTCCGCATTTGTTTTTGTGCTGAAGCTGGGCAGTAATACATGGTTGAATTGCAAAGGAGATGACTTTTACATACCCTTCTCAAGTAATGCAACCAAAGCTGAACTGTCTGGTTCTACTCATTCTAGTGGTGAGGGACAACCTGTGGCTCTTGATTCCCAAGCGACGTCTGATGATACATTTGATGACACATCTGAGTCCAAAGAAGTAGTTTCTGCTTATGCTGGTGGTATCATTAATGAGATAACTAAACTAATGAATGGTATTTCCACGGAAAAGAGTAGGAAAACAAAAAGCAGACAAGCCCAAGAGACCATTCTCCAAGAAATTGAGAAGCTTGCTGCAGAAGCCTATAGTATCTTCCGAAGTTCTACACCTATATTTACAGAAGTTGAACTGGCTGAGGTGGAAGATGATTCACCACCCCCTATAACAATATCTTCAGGGACTGGTTCTGGGTATGAAATCCTCTGCCAGGGATTTAATTGGGATTCCCATAAATCAGGAAGATGGTATCTGGAGATTCAGGAAAAAGCTTCAGAATTAGCATCACTTGGTTTTACTGTTATATGGTTACCTCCGCCTACTGATTCTGTTTCACCTGAAGGCTACATGCCAAGGGATTTGTACAATTTAAACTCCAG GTATGGAGATATTGATCAGTTGAAGAATGTTGTGAAGAAACTGCATGAAGTTGGATTAAAGGTTCTCGGAGATGTTGTCTTAAACCACCGATGTGCGCAGTTCCGAAATCAAAATGGTGTCTGGAATATATTTGGAGGTCGCTTGAATTGGGATGACCGTGCAGTTGTTTCTGATGATCCCCATTTTCAG GGAAGGGGCAACAAAAGTAGTGGAGATAACTTCCATGCAGCTCCAAACATTGACCACTCTCAAGAATTTGTCAGAAAGGACATTAAGGAATGGCTATGCTGGTTGCG AGAAGAAATCGGTTATGATGGATGGAGGCTTGATTTTGCACGGGGATTTTGGGGTGGCTATTTCAAGGACTACTTAGAAGCAAGTGAGCCTTATTTTGCCGTAGGGGAGTTCTGGGATTCACTAAGTTATAGTTATGGTGAGATGGATCATAATCAAGATGCACATCGGCAGAGAATAGTAGATTGGATTAACGACACAAGTGGAACTGCTGGTGCATTTGATGTCACAACCAAGGGAATTCTTCATTCC GCACTTGAAAGATGTGAATATTGGCGATTATCTGATGAGAAAGGAAAACCTCCTGGGGTGATGGGATGGTGGCCATCTAGGGCTGTTACTTTTATTGAGAATCATGATACCGGTTCCACTCAG GGTCATTGGAGATTCCCAGGTGGTAAAGAAATGCAAGGTTATGCATATATCCTAACACACCCCGGCACACCATCTGTCTTCTATGATCATATTTTCTCAGATTATAAATCTCAAATCAAAGAACTCATCTCTATCCGGAATCGCAAAAAGATCCACTGTCGGAGCACA GTTAAAATAGTAAAGTCAGAGAGAGATGTTTATGCAGCAGTAATTGATGATAAGGTTGCAATGAAGATTGGACCTGGACACTATGAACCCGATAAAGGTGCAAAAAACTGGTCTTTGGCCACAGAGGGCAGAGATTACAAGGTCTGGGAAGCATCATAA
- the LOC125205474 gene encoding alpha-amylase 3, chloroplastic isoform X2, with protein MSVVTADSLFNLHLRHHRRRNTDFKPIEKLQLVSKNPISFNRNCTHTPNRRANFRSHRHYCPPKALSSSGTAVVETPEATDVTFSETFELKRREKLEGKITIRLESGKDEDHWSLTVGCSLPGKWVLHWGVNYIGDTGSEWDQPHEDMRPPGSIPVKGYAIETPFERSPASSLGDSFVVVKIDFNTNSSIAAINFVLKDEETGCWYQHRGRDFKVPLVGSLQDDGNVVEAKSLGDLGKISNLPQETESADAQVDDIKESSLKQRPLQGFYVEQSVFKEICIDNSMSVSVSHCTEKAKNVVRIETDLPGDVVAHWGVWRDEGKNWEVPVEPYPPETITFKNKALQTLLQQKTDGTGSWGSFTLGDEFSAFVFVLKLGSNTWLNCKGDDFYIPFSSNATKAELSGSTHSSGEGQPVALDSQATSDDTFDDTSESKEVVSAYAGGIINEITKLMNGISTEKSRKTKSRQAQETILQEIEKLAAEAYSIFRSSTPIFTEVELAEVEDDSPPPITISSGTGSGYEILCQGFNWDSHKSGRWYLEIQEKASELASLGFTVIWLPPPTDSVSPEGYMPRDLYNLNSRYGDIDQLKNVVKKLHEVGLKVLGDVVLNHRCAQFRNQNGVWNIFGGRLNWDDRAVVSDDPHFQGRGNKSSGDNFHAAPNIDHSQEFVRKDIKEWLCWLREEIGYDGWRLDFARGFWGGYFKDYLEASEPYFAVGEFWDSLSYSYGEMDHNQDAHRQRIVDWINDTSGTAGAFDVTTKGILHSALERCEYWRLSDEKGKPPGVMGWWPSRAVTFIENHDTGSTQGHWRFPGGKEMQGYAYILTHPGTPSVFYDHIFSDYKSQIKELISIRNRKKIHCRSTVKIVKSERDVYAAVIDDKVAMKIGPGHYEPDKGAKNWSLATEGRDYKVWEAS; from the exons ATGTCGGTAGTTACGGCGGACTCACTCTTCAATCTCCATCTCCGCCACCATCGCCGCCGCAATACTGATTTCAAACCCATCGAAAAGTTGCAGCTTGTTTCCAAAAATCCCATTTCTTTCAACCGCAATTGCACGCACACGCCCAACCGCCGCGCCAATTTTCGCTCCCATCGTCATTACTGCCCTCCCAAAGCTCTCAGCTCCTCCGGAACCGCCGTCGTTGAGACGCCCGAAGCTACAGATGTCACCTTTTCTGAAACTTTCGAGTTGAAGCGGCGTGAAAAG CTGGAAGGAAAGATAACAATCAGATTAGAAAGTGGAAAAGATGAAGATCATTGGAGCCTTACTGTGGGGTGTAGTTTACCCGGAAAATGGGTTCTTCACTGGGGAGTCAATTACATTGGCGATACTGGCAG CGAATGGGATCAACCTCATGAGGATATGAGACCTCCAGGATCCATCCCTGTTAAG GGCTATGCAATTGAAACTCCTTTCGAAAGATCACCTGCCTCATCTCTAGGAGATTCTTTTGTTGTAGTGAAGATTGATTTCAACACAAACAGTTCTATTGCTGCCATAAATTTTGTGCTGAAG GATGAGGAAACTGGGTGTTGGTATCAGCATAGAGGAAGAGATTTTAAAGTTCCTCTTGTCGGTTCCCTTCAAGATGATGGCAATGTTGTTGAAGCAAAGAGCTTGG GTGACTTGGGAAAAATATCCAACTTGCCTCAGGAAACTGAATCTGCTGATGCTCAAGTAGATGACATTAAAGAATCTAGCTTGAAACAGAGGCCTCTTCAAGGTTTTTATGTAGAGCAATCTGTCTTTAAAGAAATTTGTATTGACAACTCAATGAGTGTGTCAGTGAGTCACTGCACAGAGAAAGCTAAAAATGTGGTGCGTATAGAAACTGATCTACCTGGAGATGTAGTCGCACACTGGGGTGTTTGGAGAGATGAAGGTAAGAATTGGGAAGTGCCGGTAGAACCATACCCTCCTGAAACAATCACATTCAAGAACAAGGCTTTGCAAACGCTGTTGCAG CAAAAAACAGACGGAACAGGTTCTTGGGGGTCATTTACATTGGGTGATGAATTCTCCGCATTTGTTTTTGTGCTGAAGCTGGGCAGTAATACATGGTTGAATTGCAAAGGAGATGACTTTTACATACCCTTCTCAAGTAATGCAACCAAAGCTGAACTGTCTGGTTCTACTCATTCTAGTGGTGAGGGACAACCTGTGGCTCTTGATTCCCAAGCGACGTCTGATGATACATTTGATGACACATCTGAGTCCAAAGAAGTAGTTTCTGCTTATGCTGGTGGTATCATTAATGAGATAACTAAACTAATGAATGGTATTTCCACGGAAAAGAGTAGGAAAACAAAAAGCAGACAAGCCCAAGAGACCATTCTCCAAGAAATTGAGAAGCTTGCTGCAGAAGCCTATAGTATCTTCCGAAGTTCTACACCTATATTTACAGAAGTTGAACTGGCTGAGGTGGAAGATGATTCACCACCCCCTATAACAATATCTTCAGGGACTGGTTCTGGGTATGAAATCCTCTGCCAGGGATTTAATTGGGATTCCCATAAATCAGGAAGATGGTATCTGGAGATTCAGGAAAAAGCTTCAGAATTAGCATCACTTGGTTTTACTGTTATATGGTTACCTCCGCCTACTGATTCTGTTTCACCTGAAGGCTACATGCCAAGGGATTTGTACAATTTAAACTCCAG GTATGGAGATATTGATCAGTTGAAGAATGTTGTGAAGAAACTGCATGAAGTTGGATTAAAGGTTCTCGGAGATGTTGTCTTAAACCACCGATGTGCGCAGTTCCGAAATCAAAATGGTGTCTGGAATATATTTGGAGGTCGCTTGAATTGGGATGACCGTGCAGTTGTTTCTGATGATCCCCATTTTCAG GGAAGGGGCAACAAAAGTAGTGGAGATAACTTCCATGCAGCTCCAAACATTGACCACTCTCAAGAATTTGTCAGAAAGGACATTAAGGAATGGCTATGCTGGTTGCG AGAAGAAATCGGTTATGATGGATGGAGGCTTGATTTTGCACGGGGATTTTGGGGTGGCTATTTCAAGGACTACTTAGAAGCAAGTGAGCCTTATTTTGCCGTAGGGGAGTTCTGGGATTCACTAAGTTATAGTTATGGTGAGATGGATCATAATCAAGATGCACATCGGCAGAGAATAGTAGATTGGATTAACGACACAAGTGGAACTGCTGGTGCATTTGATGTCACAACCAAGGGAATTCTTCATTCC GCACTTGAAAGATGTGAATATTGGCGATTATCTGATGAGAAAGGAAAACCTCCTGGGGTGATGGGATGGTGGCCATCTAGGGCTGTTACTTTTATTGAGAATCATGATACCGGTTCCACTCAG GGTCATTGGAGATTCCCAGGTGGTAAAGAAATGCAAGGTTATGCATATATCCTAACACACCCCGGCACACCATCTGTCTTCTATGATCATATTTTCTCAGATTATAAATCTCAAATCAAAGAACTCATCTCTATCCGGAATCGCAAAAAGATCCACTGTCGGAGCACA GTTAAAATAGTAAAGTCAGAGAGAGATGTTTATGCAGCAGTAATTGATGATAAGGTTGCAATGAAGATTGGACCTGGACACTATGAACCCGATAAAGGTGCAAAAAACTGGTCTTTGGCCACAGAGGGCAGAGATTACAAGGTCTGGGAAGCATCATAA
- the LOC125205475 gene encoding subtilisin-like protease SBT4.13: MKIFFSLRTSCILLVLVLILSNALQSFIAEDDRQVYIVYMGNLVERDHSLSSHHFNMLQQVVESRFLGQSLVRSYTRSFNGFVAYLTAQEHEKLASHEGVVSIFPSLSFYPETTRSWDFMGFHENVDRNPTVESDTIIGVIDTGIWPESESFSDKGFSHPPKKWKGACSGGKNFTCNNKVIGARHYTSLPLPDDSARDVQGHGTHTASTVAGNSVTHASLYGITKGTARGGVPSSRIAVYKVCNPSGCQSADILAAFDDAIADGVDIISISIGAPTASRPMHDPISVGALHASLKGILVVQAAGNTGLKKSTSSIVPWIFSVAASSTDRGIITKVALENGSILTGKGVNTFSSKQNTYPLVSGEDVTENCDKEVAKHCFPGCLEPSLVKGKIVPCYSIIGIAEAFIARAIGTVALSDIFGDVSIVFPIPASSLQEHDFRIIQSYLNTTESPKVEIMTSESVKNLDAPLVASFSSRGPNIIIPDILKPDVTAPGIEILAAFSPLASPSDVYGDDRSVKYNILSGTSMSCPHVAGVAAYLKSLHPSWSPSAIKSALMTTAWRMDATKDPLALAEFSYGTGHIDPVRAADAGLVYETVAEDYVKMLGSVGYKPAKLGKIFGVKRSCLTRGRITPKDLNYPSMTACIKANGNKVVTFSEKFTRVVTNVGLGNSTYKVTTTKSSDYIVSVEPSTLAFGAMNEKKSFEVVISGKTNAKMVSASLEWSDGIHRVRSPVVLYRDDL; this comes from the exons atgaaaattttcttctctcttcgAACTTCCTGCATTTTACTTGTTCTTGTTCTGATTTTGAGCAACGCCCTTCAATCTTTCATAGCAGAGGATGATAGACAG GTATACATTGTGTACATGGGAAATCTTGTTGAAAGAGATCATTCTCTTTCATCTCACCATTTTAACATGCTTCAACAAGTTGTTGAAAGCAG GTTTTTGGGACAGTCCTTGGTTAGAAGTTACACAAGAAGTTTCAACGGGTTTGTAGCCTATCTCACGGCTCAAGAGCACGAAAAGTTGGCAA GTCATGAAGGAGTAGTATCAATATTTCCAAGTTTAAGTTTTTACCCCGAAACTACAAGATCTTGGGATTTCATGGGATTTCATGAAAATGTTGACCGGAATCCCACAGTTGAGAGTGACACGATTATTGGTGTCATTGACACTGGAATTTGGCCGGAGTCAGAGAGTTTCAGTGACAAAGGCTTCAGCCATCCACCCAAGAAATGGAAAGGTGCTTGCAGTGGTGGAAAGAACTTCACCTGCAACAA CAAAGTGATAGGGGCTCGTCACTACACCTCGCTGCCTCTACCCGATGATTCTGCCAGAGATGTACAGGGCCATGGCACTCACACCGCTTCAACAGTAGCAGGAAACTCTGTAACACATGCTAGTCTCTATGGAATTACCAAAGGAACAGCCCGAGGAGGGGTTCCCTCGTCACGAATTGCAGTATACAAAGTTTGTAATCCAAGTGGTTGCCAATCAGCAGATATACTAGCTGCATTCGATGATGCCATAGCGGATGGAGTTGATATCATCTCAATCTCAATCGGGGCCCCTACAGCATCTCGACCGATGCATGATCCAATCTCAGTTGGCGCTCTTCATGCATCGCTTAAGGGAATTTTAGTGGTGCAAGCTGCAGGGAACACAGGGTTAAAGAAATCAACCTCCAGCATCGTCCCGTGGATTTTCTCAGTTGCTGCAAGCAGTACTGATAGGGGGATCATCACCAAAGTTGCTCTTGAAAATGGGAGTATATTGACA GGAAAGGGAGTGAATACCTTCAGCTCGAAGCAGAATACCTACCCCTTAGTATCCGGTGAAGACGTCACAGAAAACTGTGACAAAGAAGTGGCAAA GCACTGTTTTCCGGGGTGTTTAGAGCCATCTTTAGTGAAGGGAAAAATCGTCCCCTGCTACTCCATCATTGGCATAGCAGAAGCCTTCATTGCACGAGCTATTGGCACCGTTGCCTTGTCGGATATTTTTGGTGATGTTTCAATCGTTTTTCCCATTCCAGCCTCCAGTTTGCAGGAGCATGACTTCCGCATCATCCAGAGCTACCTCAACACCACAGA ATCCCCCAAAGTGGAAATAATGACCAGTGAATCAGTGAAAAATCTTGATGCCCCTCTAGTTGCTAGCTTTTCCTCAAGAGGTCCGAATATCATCATCCCAGATATTTTAAAG CCAGATGTAACAGCACCTGGAATCGAAATCCTGGCAGCTTTTTCACCTCTGGCATCGCCATCGGATGTCTATGGAGACGATAGATCTGTTAAATACAACATACTTTCTGGAACATCCATGTCTTGTCCACACGTTGCTGGAGTAGCTGCTTATCTAAAATCATTGCATCCTAGCTGGTCCCCTTCAGCAATCAAATCAGCTCTTATGACAACTG CTTGGAGAATGGATGCCACTAAAGATCCACTAGCACTAGCAGAATTCTCTTATGGCACTGGGCATATTGATCCGGTGAGAGCTGCAGATGCTGGCCTCGTTTATGAGACAGTTGCAGAGGATTATGTTAAGATGCTGGGCAGTGTGGGTTACAAACCTGCAAAACTGGGAAAGATATTTGGAGTGAAGCGCAGCTGCCTTACTCGAGGGCGAATCACACCAAAGGACCTTAACTACCCTTCCATGACTGCCTGCATTAAGGCTAATGGTAACAAAGTTGTGACTTTTTCTGAGAAATTTACTAGAGTAGTTACAAATGTTGGACTAGGGAACTCAACATACAAGGTCACAACGACTAAAAGCTCAGACTACATCGTTTCGGTGGAGCCTAGCACCCTTGCATTTGGAGCTATGAACGAGAAGAAGTCATTTGAAGTGGTCATTAGTGGGAAGACTAATGCGAAAATGGTGTCGGCTTCTTTGGAATGGTCTGATGGAATTCATAGAGTCCGGAGTCCAGTTGTTCTATACAGGGACGATTTGTAG
- the LOC125205275 gene encoding splicing factor ESS-2 homolog, giving the protein MLLSPGHSPRHLSTPSPAPSASSDNPNSSHATSSAPDFDNRKRRRGPDVLDEDAYVAAIEKIIERDFFPDIPKLRDRLDWLQAIRSHDPVLIRDAQLKILERRRIRKGEKSAADASLRSATATPGSSFLRNSSVTPSFYNEHKENFVSDKIDGGDDGGEGQVDVSLSLDEFFRRYTSEDNESFSKLVEKVNRKKKEKYGYLLGADSVEGNSGNNLIEEGNKREKSSTDGYGTSDQPVSTLDGWKYTAKNLLMYHPADNGEVPLTEEERALRLKAMTKEISRPNTRFHAKALDADEAQDDDSAVVLYPPVAGATPIAISSRDIDKVKRYDLEDLRKTPNKFYAESEKKADNGYSFVKTPSPAPGVDESPLITWGEIEGTPLRLEAEDTPIDIGGSGNGPQFKIPMPPSRDMKAHSLSREAARKLRERSKMFQKPPLHSPVRGGSASPGRQILSPAAQKFMRKAIAKSSNSIDESLRASYRSGSPGLSTPKAGRSMSRLGRDGSVGSKSPSVREGSDPPW; this is encoded by the coding sequence ATGCTGCTATCCCCAGGCCACTCGCCGCGCCACCTCTCTACGCCTTCACCCGCCCCTTCCGCTTCCTCCGATAACCCTAATTCCTCCCATGCCACCTCTTCAGCTCCCGATTTCGACAACCGAAAGCGCCGCCGTGGGCCCGATGTTCTGGACGAAGACGCATACGTGGCCGCAATCGAGAAGATAATCGAGCGAGACTTTTTCCCTGACATCCCCAAGCTGCGCGATCGCCTCGATTGGCTGCAGGCAATTCGCAGCCACGATCCCGTGCTTATCCGCGATGCCCAGCTCAAGATCCTCGAGCGCCGCCGCATCCGGAAGGGTGAAAAGTCCGCTGCTGATGCTTCGCTCCGCTCCGCCACTGCAACCCCTGGTTCGTCCTTTTTACGAAATAGTTCGGTTACTCCGTCGTTTTACAATGAGCATAAAGAGAATTTTGTTAGCGATAAAATTGACGGCGGTGATGATGGAGGGGAAGGGCAAGTGGATGTTTCGTTGTCGCttgatgaattttttagaAGGTACACAAGTGAGGATAATGAGAGCTTTTCGAAGCTTGTAGAGAAAGTGAATcggaagaagaaggaaaagtATGGGTATTTGTTGGGAGCTGATTCAGTCGAGGGGAATTCCGGGAACAATTTGATTGAGGAAGGGAATAAACGGGAGAAAAGTAGTACTGATGGCTATGGAACATCGGATCAGCCGGTGAGTACATTGGACGGGTGGAAATATACAGCCAAGAACTTGCTGATGTATCATCCGGCTGATAATGGCGAAGTGCCTTTAACTGAGGAGGAAAGAGCGTTGAGGTTGAAGGCAATGACGAAGGAAATTAGCAGACCAAATACGAGATTCCATGCCAAAGCTTTAGATGCTGATGAAGCACAGGATGATGACTCTGCTGTTGTGCTCTATCCACCTGTTGCTGGGGCTACTCCTATTGCAATAAGCAGTAGAGATATTGATAAGGTGAAGAGATATGATTTGGAGGATTTGAGGAAGACCCCAAATAAATTCTATGCAGAGTCTGAGAAGAAGGCAGATAATGGATATAGTTTTGTGAAGACGCCTTCCCCTGCTCCTGGGGTTGATGAGTCACCTTTAATAACCTGGGGTGAAATTGAGGGGACTCCGCTGAGGTTGGAGGCAGAGGATACACCAATTGATATTGGCGGCAGTGGGAATGGACCACAGTTTAAAATTCCGATGCCTCCTTCAAGGGATATGAAGGCGCATTCTTTGTCGAGGGAGGCTGCAAGGAAGCTCAGGGAGAGGTCAAAGATGTTTCAGAAACCACCACTGCATTCGCCAGTTAGAGGAGGAAGCGCAAGTCCAGGTCGACAAATACTTTCACCTGCTGCCCAGAAGTTTATGAGGAAAGCAATTGCCAAGTCTTCAAATTCTATTGATGAATCCCTCAGAGCAAGTTATCGCAGTGGGAGCCCCGGATTGAGCACTCCAAAAGCTGGGAGGAGTATGTCTCGGTTGGGAAGAGATGGCAGCGTAGGTTCCAAGTCACCTTCTGTGAGAGAAGGCTCTGATCCACCTTGGTGA